In Chloroflexota bacterium, one DNA window encodes the following:
- a CDS encoding ABC transporter ATP-binding protein, whose product MSNVPIFELDRISYAYNNQIALKDISLTVRAGERIAILGANGSGKSTLLKIFDALYFATSGKACAFGDVMTEEALQDEERAFAFRRRVGLVFQDPDVQLFSPTVWDEITFAPLHLGLPKQEVIERSEWAMELLGISKLRDRAPHRLSGGEKKKVALASVLSLRPDVWLLDEPTASLDPRSQTRLLDFIGELTREGKTIITATHDLGIVEEIADRVVMFCENHEITGDGAARELLSNRERLIECNLIHEHRHKHEETEHVHHHLHRAAHEHEH is encoded by the coding sequence ATGAGCAACGTACCGATATTTGAACTGGATCGAATTTCCTACGCCTACAATAACCAAATCGCGCTGAAAGATATATCGCTCACGGTGCGCGCGGGCGAACGCATTGCGATTCTCGGCGCGAATGGGTCGGGCAAGAGCACCTTGTTGAAGATTTTCGACGCGCTGTACTTTGCGACAAGCGGTAAAGCGTGCGCGTTTGGCGATGTGATGACGGAAGAGGCGCTGCAAGACGAGGAGCGCGCGTTCGCGTTTCGCCGGCGCGTCGGCTTGGTGTTCCAAGACCCGGACGTGCAACTCTTTTCGCCGACGGTGTGGGACGAAATTACGTTTGCGCCGTTGCACCTGGGTTTGCCCAAGCAAGAGGTGATCGAACGAAGCGAGTGGGCGATGGAGTTGCTGGGCATTTCGAAACTACGCGACCGCGCGCCGCATCGGTTGAGTGGTGGGGAGAAAAAGAAAGTCGCGCTTGCGTCCGTGTTGTCGCTGCGTCCCGACGTGTGGCTGCTCGACGAGCCGACCGCGTCGCTTGATCCGCGCAGTCAAACGCGCTTGCTCGATTTTATCGGCGAACTGACGCGTGAAGGCAAGACGATCATCACGGCGACGCACGACCTCGGCATCGTGGAAGAAATCGCGGATCGTGTCGTGATGTTTTGCGAAAACCACGAAATCACCGGCGACGGTGCGGCGCGCGAGTTGCTTTCGAATCGCGAGCGGCTGATCGAGTGCAACTTGATTCACGAGCATCGTCACAAACACGAGGAGACGGAGCACGTTCATCATCACTTGCATCGCGCGGCGCACGAGCATGAGCATTAA
- a CDS encoding transcriptional repressor, producing MLTNLRQRGHRLTPQREMVLSVICESEGHISADDILARVRARYPYLNKSAVYRTLDLLAQLNLVNVTDFGEGRALYEMHRDPHHHHLICRKCHTMSEVDERVFASLEKKLLDDYGFVADLDHFAIWGLCRKCSSPSPRAKKKAA from the coding sequence ATGCTCACCAATCTGCGCCAACGCGGACATCGCTTGACCCCGCAACGCGAAATGGTGCTCTCAGTGATCTGCGAAAGCGAAGGGCACATCAGCGCGGACGATATTCTCGCACGCGTGCGGGCGCGCTATCCGTACCTCAACAAGTCGGCGGTCTATCGCACGCTCGATTTGCTCGCGCAACTCAACTTGGTCAACGTAACCGATTTTGGCGAAGGGCGCGCGTTGTACGAGATGCATCGCGATCCCCATCATCACCATCTCATCTGTCGCAAGTGCCACACGATGAGTGAGGTGGACGAGCGCGTATTTGCGTCGCTCGAAAAGAAATTGCTCGATGACTATGGCTTTGTCGCCGACCTCGATCACTTTGCGATTTGGGGATTGTGCCGCAAGTGCAGTTCGCCCAGCCCGCGCGCGAAGAAAAAAGCGGCGTGA
- the rseP gene encoding RIP metalloprotease RseP, with protein sequence MNLLIFAVMLGILIFVHELGHFAVAKRLKVPVLEFGFGFPPRLWRFWKDHGWLEIQGRRIHVPREFSLPDNIVVGSRVTYRTETREGRETLTALALVDDENQGLVMVSQVQNLDRGTEYTLNWIPLGGFVRLLGEEDPNVPGGFGSAKMRVRVAVLFAGVTMNFILAYVLMMLVAALLPPSVPLDTTTLAGIAKNSPAAQAGLRAGDIIVKLNDREIKDDPDLLIQLTRQHAGQPIMLTTLRGKQLLDPVQVTPRAEPPQGEGPLGIALARGGLRVTNVEAGSVMERAGVRAGDVVILMGDPTEGLLYDQNMLAQFTQAHAGASLEFRLARGEQLSDPIIVTIPAQMSASNATLGLDLRTPIWDTPRVATMQMAQIAIAIPTLFGQMLRGSVPANSFVGVIGIYQATSEVARLAGAIGLLNWLALLSLNLAIVNLFPFPPLDGGQLVFILIEWLRGGKRVDPKKQGMVHLIGAAVLIGLMIIISYFDILRLISGQPILPVR encoded by the coding sequence ATGAATTTACTGATTTTCGCCGTGATGCTGGGGATTCTGATTTTCGTCCACGAGTTGGGACACTTTGCCGTTGCCAAACGGCTCAAGGTGCCGGTGCTCGAATTCGGTTTTGGTTTTCCTCCGCGTCTCTGGCGTTTTTGGAAAGACCATGGCTGGCTTGAGATTCAGGGACGCCGCATCCATGTCCCGCGTGAATTCTCGTTGCCCGATAATATCGTGGTCGGCTCGCGCGTCACGTACCGCACCGAAACGCGCGAGGGACGCGAAACGTTGACCGCGCTCGCGTTGGTGGACGATGAAAACCAGGGCTTGGTGATGGTGAGCCAGGTGCAGAACCTGGATCGCGGCACCGAGTACACGCTCAACTGGATTCCGCTGGGCGGCTTTGTGCGTCTGCTTGGCGAAGAAGACCCCAACGTGCCCGGCGGTTTTGGTTCCGCCAAGATGCGCGTGCGTGTCGCCGTGCTCTTCGCCGGCGTCACGATGAATTTCATCCTCGCGTATGTGTTGATGATGCTCGTCGCCGCGTTGTTGCCGCCGAGTGTGCCGCTCGACACGACGACGCTCGCGGGCATCGCGAAGAATTCGCCCGCGGCGCAGGCGGGCTTGCGCGCGGGTGACATCATAGTCAAGTTGAATGATCGCGAGATCAAAGACGATCCCGATTTGCTGATTCAACTGACGCGCCAACATGCCGGGCAACCGATTATGCTCACGACATTGCGCGGCAAGCAGTTGCTCGATCCAGTCCAAGTGACTCCGCGCGCCGAACCACCGCAGGGTGAAGGTCCGCTCGGGATCGCGCTCGCGCGGGGTGGCTTGCGCGTGACGAATGTCGAAGCCGGCTCGGTGATGGAGCGCGCCGGCGTGCGCGCGGGCGATGTCGTTATCTTGATGGGCGATCCGACCGAAGGTTTGTTGTACGATCAGAACATGTTGGCGCAGTTTACGCAAGCTCACGCGGGCGCATCGCTCGAATTTCGTCTCGCGCGCGGGGAGCAACTCTCCGATCCGATCATCGTAACGATTCCGGCGCAAATGAGTGCATCGAATGCGACGTTGGGTCTCGATCTCCGCACGCCGATCTGGGATACGCCGCGCGTCGCGACGATGCAAATGGCGCAGATCGCCATCGCGATTCCAACCTTGTTCGGACAAATGCTGCGCGGCTCGGTGCCCGCGAATTCGTTTGTCGGCGTGATCGGCATTTACCAGGCGACGAGCGAAGTGGCGCGCTTGGCGGGTGCGATCGGTCTGTTGAATTGGCTGGCGTTGTTGAGTCTCAACCTCGCGATTGTCAACCTGTTTCCGTTCCCGCCGCTCGACGGCGGGCAACTCGTTTTCATTTTGATCGAGTGGTTGCGCGGCGGCAAGCGCGTGGATCCAAAAAAGCAAGGCATGGTACATTTGATCGGCGCGGCGGTGCTCATCGGATTGATGATCATCATTTCGTACTTTGATATTTTGCGTCTCATCTCAGGTCAGCCCATTCTACCGGTTCGATAG
- a CDS encoding zinc ribbon domain-containing protein → MLNPPEKLIVFDDDATRCPRCGKRLSADVGVCPACGYALIARHVRIRCARCKKRIPADARVCPRCGQDPHPKPIPRVVRLGALVIGGLMLLVCIGWVAYRAMTTDVLSRALGQPEPTRAPTIVQMLYVVATPVTPTPTIVFPPTLAPTPRVSPSATPRGARNTPLPVPTVSLPGYGAPQLIAPLNALIYPNGDAQVVLEWQSVSPSGLRENEWYAITVAYTARDGKPATQTRWTKETRWTVPSAYWSDAAPDARTFRWQVSVVRVEGIDPITSTSRVQVSPPSATRTFIWN, encoded by the coding sequence GTGTTGAATCCGCCAGAAAAACTCATCGTGTTCGACGACGACGCAACGCGTTGTCCGCGTTGCGGCAAACGTCTGAGTGCGGACGTTGGCGTGTGCCCGGCTTGCGGGTACGCGCTAATCGCGCGGCATGTGCGTATTCGTTGCGCGCGCTGCAAAAAGCGCATCCCCGCTGACGCGAGGGTTTGTCCGCGCTGTGGGCAAGACCCGCATCCCAAGCCGATCCCGCGCGTGGTGCGCCTCGGCGCGCTGGTCATTGGCGGGTTGATGCTTCTCGTGTGCATCGGCTGGGTCGCGTATCGCGCGATGACGACGGACGTTTTATCGCGCGCACTGGGTCAACCTGAGCCGACGCGCGCGCCGACCATCGTCCAAATGTTGTATGTCGTCGCGACTCCGGTGACGCCAACGCCGACGATTGTGTTCCCTCCGACGCTCGCCCCGACGCCGCGCGTTTCGCCAAGCGCCACACCGCGCGGCGCGCGCAATACTCCCTTGCCCGTACCGACTGTGTCCTTGCCTGGGTATGGCGCGCCGCAATTGATCGCGCCGCTCAACGCGTTGATTTATCCGAATGGCGACGCGCAAGTCGTACTCGAGTGGCAATCGGTTTCGCCGAGTGGCTTGCGCGAAAACGAATGGTACGCGATTACGGTCGCGTACACCGCGCGCGATGGCAAACCCGCGACGCAAACGCGCTGGACGAAAGAGACACGCTGGACGGTGCCGAGCGCGTACTGGAGCGATGCCGCGCCGGACGCGCGCACATTTCGCTGGCAAGTCAGCGTCGTGCGCGTCGAAGGGATTGACCCGATCACTTCGACCAGTCGGGTGCAAGTCAGCCCGCCCAGCGCGACCCGCACGTTTATCTGGAATTGA
- a CDS encoding SIMPL domain-containing protein (The SIMPL domain is named for its presence in mouse protein SIMPL (signalling molecule that associates with mouse pelle-like kinase). Bacterial member BP26, from Brucella, was shown to assemble into a channel-like structure, while YggE from E. coli has been associated with resistance to oxidative stress.): protein MFKRIILAIVAMSLVIATGVFAYVAATPQLTPTAIQAAPSLQTTQNDAGIFVSGTGRVSVKPNMVLASIGIEITASNFAEATSQANTKANAIIEKIKSMGVADKDIQTTNFSVQPITQQRPNTTPTITGYRINNQLSVRIRKMEDAGKILDAAMTAGANNIYGVSFTVDDPTPYQQQARAAAVKDAMDKAGQLAKAANIQLGKVLTISEGSAAPRPLIRSFAAPAAMDAAAVPLEGGELEISVTVEMKFAVP, encoded by the coding sequence ATGTTCAAGCGAATTATTCTCGCGATCGTCGCGATGTCGCTCGTGATTGCGACTGGCGTGTTTGCCTACGTCGCCGCGACCCCGCAACTCACGCCGACCGCCATCCAAGCCGCGCCGAGTTTGCAAACGACGCAGAACGATGCGGGCATTTTCGTTTCGGGCACCGGACGCGTGAGTGTCAAACCGAATATGGTGCTCGCGAGCATCGGCATTGAAATTACCGCGAGCAATTTCGCGGAAGCGACAAGCCAGGCGAACACCAAAGCAAACGCGATCATCGAGAAAATCAAAAGTATGGGCGTCGCGGACAAGGACATTCAAACGACCAACTTTAGCGTGCAACCGATCACGCAGCAACGCCCTAACACCACGCCGACCATCACCGGGTATCGCATCAACAATCAACTGAGCGTCAGGATTCGCAAGATGGAAGACGCCGGCAAAATTCTCGACGCGGCGATGACGGCAGGCGCGAATAACATCTACGGCGTGTCGTTCACCGTGGACGATCCGACGCCGTACCAACAGCAAGCGCGCGCGGCAGCGGTCAAGGATGCGATGGACAAGGCGGGACAACTTGCCAAAGCCGCGAACATTCAACTCGGCAAGGTGTTGACGATCAGCGAAGGAAGCGCGGCGCCGCGACCGCTCATTCGAAGTTTCGCTGCACCAGCCGCGATGGACGCGGCGGCGGTTCCACTCGAAGGCGGCGAATTGGAAATCAGCGTGACAGTTGAAATGAAGTTTGCCGTACCGTAA
- the cbiQ gene encoding cobalt ECF transporter T component CbiQ gives MSSAKTSRSFIEKTLADITGALEQTLFAEELARQDGLLQSLDPRAKLLGALAVLVAISASQNLVVIAALYALTLPLAYASRVPMGFYFKRVWVFMPFFTGIVALPALFNVFTPGAPLVTLIDLASPRVYLAITQPGVITAAFLLLRVGASVSIAVLLILTTRWAILLKALRVLRVPQAFVLILGMTYRYIYVLLHAVNNMFLARKSRVVGRVSSADDRRWLAASMGALFAKSYALSDDVYLAMQSRGFRGEAMVIDEIAWRARDGVWLVVFVAVALGAMIFGRG, from the coding sequence ATGAGTAGCGCCAAAACCTCGCGCAGCTTTATTGAAAAGACCCTCGCGGACATTACTGGCGCGTTGGAGCAAACCTTGTTCGCCGAGGAACTCGCGCGGCAGGATGGTTTGCTCCAATCGCTCGACCCGCGCGCGAAATTGCTCGGTGCGCTTGCGGTGCTCGTCGCAATCAGCGCGTCGCAAAACCTGGTCGTCATCGCGGCGCTGTACGCCTTGACGTTGCCGCTCGCGTACGCCTCGCGCGTGCCGATGGGTTTTTATTTCAAGCGCGTCTGGGTGTTCATGCCGTTTTTTACCGGCATCGTCGCGTTGCCCGCGCTCTTCAACGTGTTCACGCCCGGCGCGCCGCTCGTGACGCTCATTGATCTCGCCTCGCCGCGCGTGTACCTCGCGATCACTCAACCCGGCGTTATCACCGCCGCGTTCCTGTTGTTGCGTGTCGGCGCGTCCGTCTCGATTGCGGTGTTGTTGATTTTGACGACGCGTTGGGCGATCTTGCTCAAAGCGTTGCGCGTGCTCCGCGTGCCGCAAGCATTCGTATTGATTCTGGGAATGACGTATCGCTACATTTACGTTTTGCTTCACGCGGTCAACAATATGTTTCTCGCACGCAAGAGCCGCGTCGTCGGGCGCGTGTCCTCGGCAGACGACCGGCGTTGGCTTGCGGCGAGTATGGGTGCGCTGTTCGCCAAATCGTACGCGTTGAGCGATGACGTATACCTCGCGATGCAATCGCGCGGGTTTCGCGGCGAAGCGATGGTGATAGACGAGATCGCGTGGCGCGCGCGCGATGGGGTGTGGCTTGTTGTGTTCGTCGCGGTCGCATTAGGCGCAATGATATTTGGACGCGGATGA
- a CDS encoding ester cyclase, which produces MSTELNKTVIRRYFEELWTRNNLGVIDEIIAPNVVGHVAGQTFHGADTFRQRAKNLRAIYSDVRFTVEDQVAEGDKTLVRWTFRGRHIGEYLGAKPTGKEIVSTGMNLFRLANGKIEELWVESDDLGELRQLGVITLPT; this is translated from the coding sequence ATGTCAACCGAACTGAACAAAACCGTCATACGCCGTTACTTTGAGGAACTCTGGACTCGGAACAATCTCGGCGTGATTGACGAGATTATTGCGCCGAATGTCGTGGGACACGTCGCGGGACAAACTTTTCACGGCGCGGATACATTTCGGCAACGCGCTAAAAACTTGCGCGCGATCTACTCCGATGTGCGTTTTACCGTCGAAGACCAGGTTGCCGAAGGCGACAAAACGCTAGTGCGCTGGACGTTTCGCGGGCGACACATCGGCGAATACCTGGGCGCCAAGCCGACCGGCAAAGAGATCGTTTCCACAGGGATGAATCTTTTTCGTCTTGCCAATGGCAAGATCGAAGAGCTGTGGGTCGAGTCGGACGATCTCGGCGAACTGCGGCAATTGGGCGTGATCACATTGCCCACATAG
- the cbiM gene encoding cobalt transporter CbiM, producing the protein MHIPDGYLSPAAAAVMYAASVPFWYRASQKIKMLIAGRTVPLIALFAALSFVIMMFNVPLPGGTTGHAVGAALAAIVLGPWAAVLAVSVALIIQAFFFGDGGILAIGANVFNMAIAMPFVAFYLYRWIGGNAAITSSRRVVAAAIAGFIAINVAALLTAFELGIQPLFFRDAAGQAMYFPYGLDVAIPAMMLGHLTIAGAVEAFVTGLVIAWMQKTNPELLEKFSGAAASATTTRVPRWAWGGLVALVVLTPIGLLAPGTAWGEWGRDELEQLGLGYIPVGFDQWSNFWISPLPNYDIPALDNPTVAYIISAVVGVALVLAIVFAVMWIAQRVMAREATPTP; encoded by the coding sequence ATGCACATTCCCGATGGTTATCTTAGTCCCGCGGCGGCGGCGGTGATGTATGCCGCGTCCGTGCCGTTTTGGTATCGCGCATCGCAAAAAATAAAAATGTTGATCGCCGGACGCACGGTACCCCTCATTGCGCTTTTCGCGGCGCTGTCGTTCGTGATCATGATGTTCAATGTGCCATTACCCGGCGGCACAACCGGACACGCGGTCGGCGCGGCGCTTGCCGCGATTGTCCTGGGTCCCTGGGCGGCGGTGCTCGCGGTTTCTGTCGCACTCATCATCCAGGCATTTTTCTTCGGCGACGGCGGCATTCTCGCGATTGGCGCGAACGTGTTCAACATGGCGATTGCGATGCCGTTCGTCGCGTTCTATCTCTATCGTTGGATCGGCGGCAACGCGGCGATTACTTCATCGCGCCGCGTCGTTGCCGCCGCGATTGCCGGCTTTATCGCGATCAATGTCGCCGCGCTGCTGACCGCGTTCGAACTGGGTATCCAACCGTTGTTCTTCCGCGACGCGGCAGGGCAGGCGATGTACTTTCCGTACGGACTCGATGTCGCGATTCCCGCGATGATGCTGGGACATCTCACGATTGCAGGCGCGGTGGAGGCGTTTGTCACCGGGCTGGTGATTGCGTGGATGCAAAAGACTAATCCCGAACTGCTCGAAAAATTCAGCGGCGCTGCCGCGAGCGCGACGACGACGCGCGTGCCACGTTGGGCGTGGGGCGGCTTGGTCGCGCTCGTCGTGCTGACGCCGATCGGTTTGCTCGCGCCGGGAACCGCCTGGGGCGAGTGGGGGCGCGACGAATTGGAGCAACTGGGATTGGGTTACATCCCGGTTGGGTTCGATCAGTGGTCGAATTTTTGGATCTCGCCACTGCCGAATTATGACATTCCCGCGCTCGACAATCCAACGGTCGCGTACATCATCTCCGCGGTGGTCGGCGTTGCGCTCGTTCTCGCAATCGTATTCGCGGTCATGTGGATCGCACAACGTGTGATGGCGCGCGAAGCGACGCCAACCCCATGA
- a CDS encoding RidA family protein gives MERQVFHTTNAPKAIGPYSQAIQVGNLIFCSGQTPIDPATNTMIEGDIEAQTRRVLQNLSAVLQSANSSLDKVVKTTVFLADMNEFQRMNAVYAEFFPANPPARSTVQVARLPRDARVEIELISTI, from the coding sequence ATGGAGCGTCAGGTCTTTCACACGACGAACGCGCCGAAAGCGATCGGTCCGTATTCGCAAGCGATTCAAGTCGGCAATTTGATTTTTTGTTCCGGGCAAACGCCGATTGATCCGGCAACCAACACGATGATCGAAGGGGACATTGAAGCGCAAACGCGCCGCGTCCTGCAAAATTTATCCGCGGTGCTTCAATCCGCGAACAGTTCGCTCGACAAAGTCGTCAAGACGACGGTGTTTCTCGCGGACATGAATGAGTTTCAACGCATGAACGCGGTCTACGCGGAATTTTTTCCGGCGAATCCACCCGCGCGCTCGACGGTGCAGGTGGCGCGCTTGCCGCGCGACGCGCGCGTCGAAATCGAATTGATCTCGACGATCTGA
- the bcp gene encoding thioredoxin-dependent thiol peroxidase, which produces MGEIQIGRTAPNFSLPDENGKSVSLASFRGKRVIVYFYPADDTPGCTAQACNFRDRFVEIEEKNGVVIGISPDNAKAHQKFRTKYNLPFILLSDPDHIVAEKYGVWGEKSFLGKNYMGIIRSHFVIDERGKILDAQIKVKAKQSADLAMQFLASK; this is translated from the coding sequence ATGGGAGAGATTCAAATTGGCAGGACCGCCCCCAACTTTTCTTTGCCGGATGAAAACGGCAAGTCGGTTTCACTGGCGAGTTTTCGCGGTAAACGCGTCATAGTGTATTTTTATCCGGCGGACGATACGCCGGGATGCACGGCGCAAGCGTGCAACTTTCGCGATCGCTTTGTCGAGATCGAAGAAAAGAATGGCGTGGTCATTGGCATCAGTCCCGACAATGCCAAGGCGCATCAAAAATTCCGGACCAAATACAACCTGCCCTTTATTCTCCTGAGCGATCCCGATCACATCGTCGCTGAAAAATATGGCGTCTGGGGTGAAAAATCATTCCTGGGAAAAAATTATATGGGGATCATTCGCAGTCACTTTGTCATTGACGAACGCGGCAAAATTCTAGACGCGCAAATCAAAGTCAAAGCCAAGCAAAGCGCCGACCTCGCGATGCAATTTCTCGCGAGCAAGTAG